In the genome of Dioscorea cayenensis subsp. rotundata cultivar TDr96_F1 chromosome 1, TDr96_F1_v2_PseudoChromosome.rev07_lg8_w22 25.fasta, whole genome shotgun sequence, one region contains:
- the LOC120258560 gene encoding WUSCHEL-related homeobox 8-like translates to MNREAEEERRGGGDGDVVGDGVMYVKVMTDEQMEVLRKQISAYATICEQLVEMHKAMTAQQDSLAGMKLGNLYCDPLMTTGCHRITARQRWTPTPMQLQILENIFDHGNGTPSKQKIKDITAELSQHGQISETNVYNWFQNRRARSKRKQTASLPNNSESEVEAEVESPDEKKSKSERILSHDNLHQVIPASSFHTKEQDHSRTQNIFPSNDNVKPSPTFNQIPFYGGSLSNQRMDHLMGKEYPGNFGFFQPGERYDMLQ, encoded by the exons ATGAACAGAGAGGCGGAGGAGGAGAGAAGAGGGGGAGGAGATGGGGATGTTGTTGGGGATGGAGTCATGTACGTGAAGGTGATGACTGATGAACAGATGGAGGTTCTAAGGAAGCAGATCTCAGCTTATGCCACCATTTGTGAGCAGCTTGTTGAGATGCATAAGGCCATGACCGCGCAGCAAGACTCTCTTGCAG GTATGAAACTAGGAAATCTCTACTGTGATCCTCTAATGACAACTGGCTGCCATAGAATTACGGCAAGGCAACGGTGGACTCCAACACCAATGCAATTACAAATTCTCGAGAACATCTTCGATCATGGCAACGGGACTCCAagcaaacaaaagataaaagacATAACTGCCGAACTCTCACAACACGGCCAGATATCTGAAACAAATGTATATAACTGGTTTCAGAATAGGCGAGCTCGTTCAAAGCGAAAACAAACAGCTTCATTGCCAAACAACAGTGAATCTGAAGTCGAGGCAGAGGTTGAATCACCGGATGAGAAGAAATCCAAATCAGAGAGAATACTTTCTCATGACAACCTTCATCAAGTAATCCCTGCTTCTTCCTTTCATACAAAAGAGCAAGATCACAGCAGAACTCAAAACATCTTTCCATCAAATGATAATGTGAAACCATCACCAACTTTCAACCAAATCCCATTTTATGGCGGTTCTCTATCAAATCAAA GAATGGATCATTTAATGGGGAAGGAGTATCCAGGAAACTTTGGATTTTTTCAACCAGGAGAAAGATATGATATGCTACAATGA